Proteins encoded by one window of Marixanthomonas sp. SCSIO 43207:
- a CDS encoding serine hydrolase, whose protein sequence is MTKKKTKRVLKLFLIVASITSLFFVPWTLVKAWILPLPDTIEEQMDEALAYDFEGMIVYIDQSGKAPQQYAAGWHNRETKTAAKPQALFKIASISKLYDAVALTKLVHKGRISLDKTIADYLPELVGKIEYAKEITLRMMVQHRSGLPNFTDTPDFWSAPTASYEESLALILNKPADFKPDEDYAYCNTNYLILNKIMDNALGYDTFRFIKEEVLIPHNLSNTYNSVLDVAAEDIMSGYHIGHSSDLKMADPNISMVATAEDVGIFLRALHDGSVFKDEEKEIYASLYEFEHAGWVPGYQSFANYYEDIDAVVVQFYNTTDPKLINWNLSEIINKRLYKILKRQ, encoded by the coding sequence ATGACAAAAAAGAAAACCAAGCGGGTTCTCAAGCTGTTTCTCATTGTAGCATCTATAACCTCTCTGTTCTTTGTTCCTTGGACGTTGGTAAAAGCCTGGATACTCCCCTTACCCGATACCATTGAAGAACAAATGGATGAAGCCCTAGCATATGACTTTGAGGGGATGATAGTCTATATAGATCAATCCGGTAAAGCTCCTCAACAGTATGCTGCCGGTTGGCACAATAGAGAAACCAAAACAGCTGCAAAACCCCAAGCGTTGTTTAAAATTGCCAGCATCAGTAAATTATATGACGCGGTAGCTCTTACCAAATTGGTTCACAAGGGGCGTATTTCACTAGATAAAACTATTGCCGATTACCTTCCTGAACTTGTAGGTAAAATTGAATATGCCAAAGAAATAACCTTACGAATGATGGTACAACACAGAAGTGGTTTACCTAATTTTACAGATACACCCGATTTTTGGTCAGCACCAACAGCTTCTTATGAAGAAAGCCTCGCTTTAATCCTAAATAAACCTGCAGACTTTAAACCCGATGAAGACTATGCATATTGCAATACCAATTATTTAATACTCAACAAAATAATGGATAATGCATTGGGGTATGATACATTTCGATTTATTAAAGAAGAAGTTTTAATTCCTCATAACCTTAGCAATACGTATAATTCGGTGTTGGATGTAGCTGCAGAAGATATAATGAGTGGCTACCATATAGGTCATTCAAGTGATTTAAAAATGGCTGACCCTAATATAAGTATGGTGGCAACAGCAGAAGACGTAGGGATTTTTTTAAGAGCCTTACATGATGGATCTGTATTTAAAGACGAAGAAAAAGAAATATATGCTTCGTTATATGAGTTTGAGCATGCCGGTTGGGTGCCGGGTTATCAGAGTTTTGCCAACTATTATGAAGATATTGATGCTGTAGTGGTACAATTCTACAATACAACAGACCCCAAACTCATCAACTGGAACCTGTCTGAAATAATAAACAAGCGATTGTATAAAATTTTAAAGAGACAGTGA
- a CDS encoding YdeI family protein: MDKRVKAYLSRAKQWKEEMKMLREIIIDCDVEEDFKWMHPCYTNKGKNIVLIHGFKEYCALLFHKGALLKDSQGVLIQQTKNTQVARQLRFASVTEIEKQKHIIKDYINEAIKNEQEGKEVALKKNSDYEKPDELLAAFKEDSDFEKAFNSLTPGRQRGYLLHFTSAKQSKTRVSRIEKAKHKIFDGKGYNER; the protein is encoded by the coding sequence ATGGACAAAAGGGTAAAAGCGTATCTATCAAGAGCAAAACAATGGAAAGAAGAAATGAAAATGCTTCGAGAGATTATAATAGATTGTGATGTTGAAGAAGACTTTAAATGGATGCATCCCTGTTACACAAATAAGGGTAAAAATATTGTTTTAATACACGGTTTTAAGGAGTATTGCGCTTTACTATTTCATAAAGGTGCTTTGTTAAAAGACAGCCAAGGTGTGCTTATTCAACAAACAAAAAATACGCAAGTTGCCAGACAGCTTCGTTTTGCTAGTGTAACTGAAATAGAAAAACAAAAACATATCATTAAAGATTATATAAACGAAGCAATCAAAAATGAACAAGAAGGTAAAGAAGTTGCATTGAAAAAAAATTCTGATTATGAAAAACCTGATGAGTTGCTTGCTGCTTTTAAAGAAGATAGTGATTTTGAAAAAGCATTTAATTCATTAACGCCAGGAAGACAAAGAGGATATTTACTTCATTTTACTAGCGCCAAACAGTCCAAAACTCGTGTATCGAGAATTGAAAAAGCAAAACATAAAATCTTTGACGGAAAAGGATATAATGAGAGATAA
- a CDS encoding DNA alkylation repair protein, whose protein sequence is MAYKKLKYWFDKDLAMLLADKLVAIDPTFNTTSFIQNIEGQLDTLELKDRVEAFADELYHSYDTNYSNGLSKLVAILGPEIKSETGMFSTYYWIMPIAKYVEKYGLHDFTISIKAIEEITKRNTGEYAIRPYITNHKDKTLEYIKRWSTSSNFHLRRLASEGVRPRLPWAKKLDVFIENPRPIIPILNTMKDDPSRYVQKSVANCLNDILKDNFDIGKEIIEQWNHADIGKERKWIIKHALRNFIKSEDTWALSIINNKTNV, encoded by the coding sequence ATGGCTTATAAAAAGTTAAAGTATTGGTTTGATAAAGACTTAGCTATGTTATTAGCTGATAAGTTAGTTGCTATTGACCCTACATTTAACACAACTTCTTTTATTCAGAATATAGAAGGACAACTAGATACGCTGGAATTAAAAGACCGAGTTGAAGCATTTGCTGATGAATTATACCACAGTTATGACACTAATTACAGTAACGGTCTTTCAAAGTTAGTAGCTATATTAGGTCCGGAAATTAAAAGTGAAACAGGTATGTTTTCTACATATTACTGGATAATGCCCATTGCAAAATATGTAGAAAAATACGGTCTCCACGATTTTACCATATCCATAAAAGCCATAGAAGAAATTACCAAGCGCAATACTGGTGAATACGCTATACGCCCCTATATAACTAATCATAAAGACAAAACACTAGAATATATAAAGCGTTGGTCTACCAGTTCAAACTTTCATTTAAGAAGACTAGCAAGTGAAGGTGTAAGACCCAGACTACCATGGGCAAAAAAGCTCGATGTGTTTATAGAAAATCCTCGACCTATTATTCCTATTTTGAATACGATGAAAGATGACCCTTCAAGGTATGTTCAAAAATCTGTAGCCAATTGCTTAAACGATATTCTGAAGGATAATTTTGATATAGGTAAAGAAATAATTGAACAGTGGAATCACGCAGATATAGGCAAAGAACGAAAATGGATTATCAAACACGCCCTTAGAAATTTCATAAAATCTGAAGATACATGGGCGCTCAGTATTATTAACAATAAAACCAACGTATAA
- a CDS encoding DinB family protein translates to MNLSEHICLHLNEIRRRSSMLWSVLPESHYNWKPDDTAMSASAMIRHVLEADYGWHIIINQGDMRSYKTPWNNRPFTTVKEELEFAEPYRKAFLERIKQFSDKELNETQLIHPGNGEKKVLAPYLFRIGYHESVHAGQFLSYLRAMNIARPTIWD, encoded by the coding sequence ATGAACTTATCTGAGCACATATGTTTGCATTTAAATGAAATAAGGAGACGAAGTAGTATGCTGTGGAGTGTACTTCCTGAGAGCCATTATAACTGGAAACCAGACGATACTGCTATGAGTGCTTCGGCAATGATACGGCACGTACTGGAAGCTGATTATGGGTGGCATATTATTATCAATCAAGGTGATATGAGATCTTATAAAACACCCTGGAACAACCGCCCTTTCACTACTGTCAAAGAAGAACTTGAATTTGCTGAGCCATACAGAAAAGCCTTTTTGGAGCGTATAAAACAATTTTCAGATAAAGAATTAAACGAAACACAACTTATTCACCCCGGAAATGGAGAAAAGAAAGTCCTTGCCCCCTATTTGTTCCGGATTGGGTATCACGAGTCTGTTCACGCCGGGCAGTTTTTATCCTATTTAAGAGCGATGAATATTGCTAGACCTACTATTTGGGATTAA
- a CDS encoding Crp/Fnr family transcriptional regulator — MTVDTTKIASFFDTEYPLNKHGLQELLNLFSVQNIEKNTQVLLENTHEKQLRFLNKGTIREYYTAHDKETNINFYSKPQFITDLTSFINTTTTKKNQETLTPVEVLVIDKIPFTQLLEKYDCGKSFIDMSFQKLLKQKELFEYNRVTKSPEELYNELCIYKPHWLQNIPQYHIASYLNITPETLSRIRKRIS, encoded by the coding sequence ATGACAGTAGACACCACCAAAATAGCGTCTTTCTTTGATACAGAATATCCTCTAAACAAACATGGATTGCAAGAATTGCTTAATTTATTCAGTGTACAAAATATTGAAAAGAACACTCAAGTATTATTAGAAAACACTCATGAAAAACAGTTGCGTTTTTTAAATAAAGGTACTATTAGAGAATATTATACCGCTCACGATAAAGAGACAAACATAAACTTTTATAGCAAACCCCAGTTTATTACAGACTTAACCTCATTTATAAACACTACAACCACCAAAAAGAATCAGGAGACCTTAACACCCGTAGAGGTATTGGTTATTGACAAAATACCCTTTACACAGCTTCTGGAAAAATATGACTGTGGAAAATCATTTATTGATATGTCTTTTCAGAAATTATTAAAACAAAAAGAACTCTTTGAATACAACAGAGTGACCAAATCACCCGAAGAGTTGTATAATGAATTATGTATCTACAAACCACATTGGTTACAAAACATCCCACAATATCACATTGCTTCGTATTTAAATATCACCCCCGAAACGTTAAGTAGAATTCGTAAACGTATTTCTTGA
- a CDS encoding MBL fold metallo-hydrolase: MKIHHVRNATMVLETNDKVILIDPMLGKKGTVGPSFTLFRYKPKRNPIVDLPANIMDIINKTTHCLLTHLHPDHLDSEAERFLKSNNIPILCSIKDEEALRKKGLNVSQTIRYWEKSDFLGGTIEGIPAKHGYGFIAKPMGNVMGFYIKLPNEKTIYISSDTIYTDAVDSVLREYKPEISVVASGRAQLDLFKPLLMTMEDIIKFVKNSPYKVIANHLEAVNHCPITREQLITELKRNGLIEKVSVPQDGEVMEF, from the coding sequence ATGAAAATACATCACGTAAGAAACGCTACAATGGTTCTTGAAACCAATGATAAAGTTATTTTGATAGATCCTATGCTAGGTAAAAAAGGAACAGTAGGCCCTTCTTTTACATTGTTTAGATATAAACCAAAGCGCAATCCAATTGTTGATTTGCCAGCTAACATTATGGATATAATAAATAAAACAACTCATTGCTTACTTACACACCTTCACCCCGATCATCTAGATAGTGAAGCCGAACGCTTTTTAAAGTCAAATAACATACCGATACTTTGCAGTATAAAGGATGAAGAAGCGCTTCGCAAAAAAGGACTGAATGTTTCACAAACAATTAGGTACTGGGAGAAGTCAGATTTTTTGGGAGGAACTATAGAAGGTATCCCTGCAAAACACGGTTATGGTTTTATAGCCAAACCAATGGGAAATGTAATGGGCTTTTACATAAAATTACCCAATGAAAAAACGATTTATATAAGTTCAGACACGATTTACACAGATGCAGTTGACAGCGTATTACGAGAGTACAAACCAGAAATAAGTGTTGTTGCAAGCGGACGAGCACAATTAGATCTTTTTAAACCATTGTTGATGACAATGGAAGACATCATTAAGTTTGTAAAAAATTCGCCATACAAAGTCATTGCAAATCACCTAGAAGCGGTAAACCACTGCCCTATTACTAGAGAACAATTAATTACAGAATTAAAAAGAAACGGATTAATAGAAAAAGTCTCTGTACCCCAAGATGGAGAAGTGATGGAATTTTAA
- a CDS encoding serine hydrolase codes for MKQSLLIALGILLPFLTIGQTKNTLSNNELNLLFEKTKDFPQHTEFSIAFINNDQVSYYGFKRVQDTIAYVDNSDTVFEIGSITKVFTSTLLANFVLDNKIALDDPIQQYFDFPLQNKQITVVQLANHTSGLPRLPSNLKLNEVDQTNPYNEYSEAKLKEYLTTELALDTLSGSNYAYSNLGAGILGYLLETQADTTYESLLQTYIASKYGMKHTTTNKNKVQEKLIKGRDSNGNETSNWNLNSLVGAGGMVSTVEDLAMFMQAQFNPENKALSLTRETTFKIPAYQMEVGLAWNKINPDSQNTWYMHNGGTGGYSSILAMDTDNKIGIVILSTVSGFHSQNRNIDQLCLGLMNNQYKE; via the coding sequence ATGAAACAAAGCCTATTGATTGCATTAGGAATTCTACTCCCTTTCTTGACTATAGGGCAAACTAAAAATACCCTTTCAAACAATGAACTAAACTTACTTTTTGAAAAAACTAAAGACTTTCCCCAACACACCGAGTTTTCAATTGCCTTTATTAATAACGACCAAGTATCATATTATGGATTTAAACGGGTACAAGATACCATAGCATATGTAGACAATTCAGATACGGTTTTTGAAATAGGTTCTATAACAAAAGTGTTTACTTCTACATTGCTTGCAAATTTTGTACTAGACAACAAAATAGCCTTGGACGATCCTATACAGCAGTATTTTGATTTCCCTTTACAGAACAAACAAATTACAGTAGTACAACTCGCTAACCATACCTCCGGACTTCCCAGATTGCCTTCAAACCTGAAACTAAACGAAGTAGATCAAACGAATCCGTATAATGAATATAGCGAAGCTAAACTAAAAGAGTATTTAACCACTGAATTAGCGCTAGATACGCTTTCAGGCAGTAACTATGCTTACTCAAACCTAGGCGCAGGGATATTAGGCTATCTATTGGAAACTCAAGCAGACACAACGTATGAGTCTTTACTTCAAACCTATATTGCATCAAAATATGGAATGAAACATACCACAACCAACAAAAATAAGGTACAAGAAAAATTGATTAAAGGGCGAGATAGTAATGGAAATGAAACTTCCAACTGGAATTTAAACTCACTTGTAGGAGCCGGAGGCATGGTATCAACTGTTGAAGATCTGGCAATGTTTATGCAAGCTCAATTTAACCCTGAAAACAAAGCACTAAGCTTAACTAGAGAAACTACGTTTAAAATTCCGGCATATCAAATGGAAGTAGGTTTGGCTTGGAATAAAATAAACCCAGACTCACAAAATACTTGGTATATGCACAATGGCGGAACGGGTGGCTACTCGTCTATACTGGCTATGGACACAGATAACAAAATTGGTATTGTTATACTTTCAACAGTATCTGGATTTCATAGTCAAAATAGAAACATAGATCAACTGTGTTTAGGCTTAATGAACAATCAATATAAAGAATAG
- a CDS encoding SRPBCC family protein produces the protein MPKIVLETKIDANIKIVFDLSRSIDLHKISTEHTKEEAVAGKISGLIGLGESVTWRAKHFGIYQKLTSKITEFKSPVYFADEMVSGAFKSFKHEHYFKNVNNKTVVTDIFYYKTPLGVIGKLANILFLRKYMINLLTKRNYIIKEFAESQKWKKIIRK, from the coding sequence ATGCCTAAAATTGTTTTAGAAACTAAAATCGATGCGAACATAAAAATCGTTTTTGATCTTTCAAGAAGTATTGATTTGCATAAAATATCGACAGAGCATACCAAGGAAGAGGCTGTTGCTGGTAAAATATCTGGCTTGATTGGATTAGGAGAAAGTGTTACTTGGAGAGCAAAACACTTTGGTATCTATCAAAAACTAACTTCAAAAATAACCGAATTTAAAAGCCCAGTATATTTTGCAGATGAGATGGTTTCGGGAGCTTTTAAAAGTTTTAAGCATGAACATTATTTTAAAAACGTAAACAATAAAACCGTAGTGACAGATATTTTTTATTACAAAACTCCTTTAGGTGTAATTGGGAAACTTGCAAACATATTATTTCTTAGAAAATACATGATAAACTTACTAACAAAAAGAAACTATATTATTAAAGAGTTTGCTGAATCACAAAAATGGAAAAAGATAATAAGAAAGTAA
- a CDS encoding DUF4440 domain-containing protein: MFAIFTVVLLLLSCNEIEKKPNITATKEISNGQTEQEIWNAIEGRFNSWKDNDFDMYMGYHHPEWRKWASQENELTTKEQMGEFWKIMKAEEECLEMEVTPIAIKIMEDGKSAIAHYTHTETFTYHGEDMPDGRTKGNTFRGTLRWSDFMVKEKGKWFVIGGHRDMSMPEGKLIQVND, translated from the coding sequence ATGTTTGCAATTTTTACCGTGGTACTTTTATTACTTTCATGCAATGAAATAGAGAAAAAACCTAATATCACCGCCACGAAAGAAATAAGTAACGGACAAACTGAACAAGAAATCTGGAATGCAATTGAAGGCCGGTTCAATTCATGGAAAGATAATGACTTTGACATGTACATGGGGTATCATCATCCTGAATGGAGAAAGTGGGCTTCACAAGAGAATGAATTAACTACTAAAGAACAAATGGGTGAATTTTGGAAAATTATGAAAGCTGAAGAAGAGTGTTTAGAAATGGAGGTTACCCCTATAGCTATTAAAATAATGGAGGATGGAAAATCAGCTATTGCTCACTACACCCACACGGAAACGTTCACTTACCACGGAGAAGATATGCCAGATGGAAGAACGAAGGGAAATACATTTAGAGGTACGTTAAGGTGGAGTGACTTTATGGTAAAAGAAAAAGGAAAATGGTTTGTAATTGGAGGACATAGAGACATGAGCATGCCTGAAGGTAAACTAATTCAAGTTAATGATTAA
- a CDS encoding M48 family metallopeptidase codes for MNRFIVCFCLCIGYTILAQSNAEIALSNAKKAIKLMDEGKINESIVMLQESEKLDPENYIYPYEIAYAKILQDKHEEAIDILERIETYDSINSQVYQALGNSYSYLGNPDKALEKYDEGLNKFPNAGNLHLEKGNIYSQQKKYSEAIKNYKTGITVDPMFPSNYYQLASLYLNSNDKLSGLIYGEIFMNIERTTSRTQEVSEWLFHTYKESIKFKENSSEVNFCDIVIDGDQVLKGNLEAPFCMVFEKNVLLSLIGKEKVDLTSLSQIRIDFLNNYFNEDYKTHPNVLFSYHKELMDNGLFNAYNHYIFQIAVPNQFDTWLNSHKTEFDDFVDWYTQAENSLKISKNNLFIK; via the coding sequence ATGAATCGATTTATAGTTTGCTTTTGTCTTTGTATAGGATATACTATTCTAGCACAATCAAATGCAGAAATAGCTTTATCAAATGCAAAAAAAGCAATAAAATTAATGGATGAAGGAAAAATAAATGAGAGTATTGTCATGCTTCAGGAAAGTGAAAAACTAGATCCTGAAAATTATATCTATCCTTATGAAATTGCCTATGCAAAAATTTTACAAGATAAACATGAAGAAGCTATTGATATTTTAGAACGAATTGAAACATATGATTCAATAAATAGCCAAGTTTATCAAGCTTTAGGTAACAGTTATAGTTATTTAGGAAATCCTGACAAGGCCCTTGAAAAATATGATGAAGGACTAAATAAATTTCCAAATGCGGGAAATTTACATTTGGAAAAAGGAAATATTTATAGTCAACAAAAAAAATATTCTGAAGCAATTAAAAACTATAAAACGGGTATAACAGTAGATCCAATGTTTCCATCCAATTATTACCAACTTGCTTCTTTATACCTTAACTCTAATGATAAGTTAAGCGGTTTGATTTACGGAGAAATATTCATGAATATAGAACGAACTACTTCAAGAACTCAAGAAGTTAGTGAATGGCTTTTTCATACTTATAAGGAGTCTATAAAATTTAAAGAAAACTCTTCCGAAGTTAATTTTTGTGATATTGTAATTGACGGTGATCAAGTTTTAAAAGGCAATCTAGAAGCACCATTTTGTATGGTATTTGAAAAAAACGTATTGCTATCATTAATTGGTAAAGAAAAGGTTGACCTTACATCCTTGTCTCAAATACGAATTGATTTTTTAAATAACTATTTTAATGAAGATTATAAAACCCATCCAAATGTTTTATTTAGCTACCACAAAGAATTAATGGATAATGGCCTTTTTAATGCTTACAACCATTATATTTTTCAAATAGCTGTACCCAATCAGTTTGATACTTGGCTTAATTCTCATAAAACTGAGTTTGATGATTTTGTTGATTGGTATACTCAAGCAGAAAATAGCTTAAAAATTTCAAAAAACAATCTATTTATCAAATAG